AATCTAAAATTGTAATACCTTCAATTTTTCTTGCCTCATCAACAATTTTTTCAACTAAAGCTTCATCTCTTCCTTCACTAAAGTTTGGCACACATTCCATTAATTTTCTCATAATAACCTCTCTTTGATTTTACATTAAATTTTCCACAAAGGTTTTAATAAACCAAATTGTTTGTGGCTGATAAATTATATCTACTAAGAATGCTCCGACTATTGGAACAATCATCATTGCCTTTCTGCTCATACCGTATTTCTCATTAACAGCTGTCATATTAACTATTGCTGAAGGAGTAGCTCCTAATCCGTGTCCAGCAAGACCTGATACCATAACTGCAGCATCGTAGTTCTTCCCAAGGATTCTGAATACTACGAAATATCCAAACAGCGATACAAGCAGTACTTGTGAGAATACAACTACAAATACTCCGCCTATCAATCCTGATAGCTCCCAGAGCTTTAAAGTCATTAATGCCAGTGATAAGTATAAGTTAAGCATTACATTTCCAATTTCATCAACCAGAGTAAAGTCGAATCTATATAAATTTGCTTTTTCGTTAATATTTCTAAGAATTACGGCTACAAACATTGCACCTACATATGTTGGGAATCCCATGTTTATCAATTTACTTATCCAACCGGCAATAATAGAACCAAATGCCATGCAGACTAAAATAGCTGCCACATTTTTAATTATATCAAGTGAACTAAGTTTATTCCCAGAACTTGCATTTATATCTGTAACAGAGGTATCGAAACTTGAATCATCCTCAGGCTTAAGGTTATACTTAACAATAAGTCTTCTACCCAGCGGCCCACCTATAAGGACTGCTGATATCAGACCGAAAGTTGCTGCTGCAGCTCCTACCAGCGGCGCAGCTTCATATCCCATTTCAGAAAATGTATTTCCGTAAGAAAGCGCTGCTCCGTGTCCCCCGATCATAGAAATAGCACTGGATAACAAAGCATACGGAGCTTCCAAACCAATTACCTTGGATATAGCAATGCCCATTGTATTTTGCAATATTGAAACCACACCTGCAATAAGCCAGTACACAACAAGTAATTTACCGCCCTTAACAAGCAGCTTATAGCTTGCTCCAAGACCTACTGTTGTAAAGAAAGCTAACATAAATGCATTTTGGAACATGTTGTCAAAGCTAAAAGCAAAAGTTCCGGTCAAATGTCCAAGCCACGTAATAAACATAAATATGAATCCACCGATTACAGGTGCCGGGATACAGTATTTGTCTAATAATTTAACTTTATTCTTGACAAAATATCCCAAAAGTAATAATGCCGCAGCAAATGCCAAAGTAACTGTTGAATCAACGCTAATTGATATAAGTCCTTCAATTAATTCAAACTTCATAATATCCTCCTTTTAGTTATCATATAGATTCGGGCTAACGATTTCATTCGTCACTTCTTTCACCCATACTTTCTCTATAATAATTAGCAAAATACAGGCCAACTTTTTTGTGTTCTGAAAAACCTCTATTTTTCAGTTAGTTTAAATATTTAGAAAATATAATTCGCTTAATTTCAGGCAAAAAATACCCTGCAAAATTTGCACAGTGCAAATTTTGCAGGGTATTTGTATGAAAACAGGCATAGAAGGTTCGGTTTCTATGCCTGTTAAAAATCAAGTATTCTTTTTAATTCTTTAACCCTATTCCGGCTTACAGTAATATTCATATCTTGTATCTTTATTAGATATGCACCATTAAACCATGCCGTCACTTCCGTAATTTCATTTATATTAACAATATAATTTCTATGGCATCTGAAAAATTTTGAAGGGTCAAGCTTGCTCTCTAACTTTGTAAGAGATTGATTATACAGGTAATCCTTTTCCTTTATACGCAAAAATACCTCTCTATCTTTTGCGTATGCAAACATCAAATCCGACTGTTCGAAAAAAATATATTTTTCATCAATTTTATATGCAATCCTGTTATTATTTGCGGATTCTGTATTAGATTCATGCTCCTTGGCTTCCACCGTTTGAATCATCCTTTTTACAAGGTCAAGTTTTTTTCTTACATCTTTTTCTGAAATTGGTTTGAGGATGTAGCCAACCGCATTAACCTTGAAAGCATCTAATGCATAATTGTCATATGCTGTAACATAAACTATGTATGGCGGGTCTTGCATCTCCTTAATAATCTTTCCAATTTCAATACCGTCCATACCTGGCATCTCTATATCCAACAAAAGAACATCTGGTTTGTTATTAGTGAGCATTTTCAACACCTGAGTTCCATTGTTAACAGGCGGCATAACGTTAAAGTCTTGAATTTTTGAGACAATGTAAGTTAGTTCTTCACGTACATGCTCTTCGTCATCAGCTATCAAGATATTAATCATTTTTGGCCTCCTCCCCTACTGTATGAATAGGAATTTCAATAACGACATTTGCACCGTTATTATTTGAAATATCAAATATATAGCCATTACCATATATACTTTTCAATCTCGAATTAATATTGTTCAATCCAATTCTTGCATCTTTTGTTATCATATGTTCTCTAAAATTCCCTATAATTTCACTGTTAAATCCCCGTCCATTGTCCGTAACGTTTACAATAAGACGTTCTGCTGCAATTTTTGCTGAGATTTTAATCTCAAGCATATGATTCTCGCTCTCCATCATACCATGAATTATTGAATTTTCCACAAGAGGCTGTATTGCAAAAGTAGGGAATAAAACATCATATACTTCTTCCTGTACATTTATAGATAAATTAATTCTATCTCCAAATCTAGCTTCCTGTAAATCCATATATGATTTAATAAGCTTCAGTTCTTCAATAAAAGGAATCATATCCCCTCGCTCACTAAGACTTCTTCGATAAAAATCAGCCAGATCGATTATAAGATCTTGGGCTTTTTTCGGGTTCATTCGCACCATGGTTTTAATAACATTAAGAGTATTGTATAGAAAATGAGGATTTACTTGAGCTTTCAATGCATTGTACTCTGACTTAATCAAAAGCTTTTCCTGATCGTATATTATTGAGTTCTGAATCTGAAGGCTCAGCAACCCAGCGATACCTTCTATCATTTTAATATCTGTCGGTACGATTTCATTAGTAGGCTTATAAAAATGTAATTCTCCTGTTATTTCGTCATTGAGCCACAAAGGAGCCCTAATAATTGAAAAATCCTGGTAATGATTGATTTCCGACCCCTTGTCCCATTGACTTGAAACAATATGACTATCGGTAGAAAACTTATGTCCTGTATATGTAACTTCACCGCTGACACTTACAAGAGCTACAGCTGGTATGCCAACATAGTCATATATAATCTGAGCAATCTTCTCCATGCTTTCTTTTGTGCATCCTTCCTTCAAAAATATCAAAGTACGCTTTGCTATTTCCAAGGATTTTTCAGCATAGTTGGCACCTGTTAGGTTCTGGTTGTACTGAATGTCCTTGATTAATGATATCAACATCACAGCACCGATTGGGTTAATGATAATCAAATTTATACCTACCATTGAAAAATACACACCAGATAGTATTCTGGGCTGCAAAGAAAAAAGAATCATAAAAAGATTTATCAATTCTATTGACAAGGCCCATAAATAAACCATATATAGTTTTACTTTCCTTTTTTTATGCACTTCAAAGAAAAGTCCTCCTGCCAACCCAGCCAACAGAATTGTCAAAGCATCAGGTGCAATAGTAGCATTCTCAACGGTCAGGCGAAACAAAGCTCCGATGATACCGGAAATAGCCCCTACCATTACGCCGCCAATCATTCCACCTGCCAAAGGCCCTATGAAGCTGCTATGAATTTTAATACCGCTAAAGACTTCCATTGCAGTTACCGTTCCAAGCATGGTTAACCCACCGAAGAAAACACCTATTAATGCCTTTTCTTTTGTGGCAGCTATTTTCAGAATTGTACGCTTAAAACTTTTCAACTTGATTATTGGATATGCAGCTAATGAAATCAATGCTACTATCATTAAGTTTTCAATAATTCTTTCCACGACTGCCACCTTTCTTGAAGTGAAATATCTGCATTCATTGGTTTAACTATATCACAGGTATTATTATAAATCAATATTTGGAGTCGGGCTGCAATGACTCTCCTGTCTATTTATAATTGCAGCCTATTTCTTTAAGCTTTTCATCTACCCAAGGACGGTCGTAAATACCGTCATTTTGTATCAATTCCAGCAATTTCGCTTCTTTTTCCTCCAGTTGTTTTACCGCTTTTAGAATAGCCGGCGCTTCTGAAGGGTTTATTGCAATCACCCCGTCTCTATCTCCAACAACTATGTCCCCTGGATTAATAATTTTCCCGCCTACTACTACCGGAACATTAATCTCCCCCGGGCCATTTTTATAAGGTCCATTAGGCGTACAGCCTCTTGAAAAAACAGGGAAATCCATCTTTCCAATAGCATCTGCATCTCTGACGCAACCATCCACCACAATCCCCGCAATACCTCTGCTTCGGCAATATGATGCCATCAATTCACCTAGAATTGCGCGCTCTTTGCCACCGCCGGCATCAATAACGATAATATCACCTGGTTTGGCAAGGTCCATCGCTTTGTGAAAGTACAAATTGTCACCTGCCGGCACACGTATCGTATAAGCCGTACCGCAAAGGCTTAATCCATTCATTGAATTAATGTCAGCGTCAATGGCAGAAAGTCGATTCATACAATCTCCAATATTAGCCACAGGAATTCCTCGAAATGCTTCTACCAACTCTTTTGGCGGGCGCTGAAACTCCATAATTATTTGATTCCCTACATTATTCATTTTCGGCTCCTTGATAATTATCCTCTTCCGCTTCACCGGTAATAAAGCCATTTTTTATTTTTTCCCTTTTTCTATGATTTGCAATGACTGGCGAAACTACAGCCAACACGATCATCAACATTAGTACAACACAAATTGGTCTTCCCAGCAAATAAGGTATTAGGGATCCCTTTGCCATAACCATGCTTCTTCTCAAACTGCTTTCAGCCAATGGGCCTAAAATCATAGCCAACACTACAGGTGCAGGATGAAATCCTGTTTTCTTCATAGCATAACCTATTAGACCAAACACCAACATTACGTATACATCAAACATGCGGTTATTGATTGCGTATGAACCAACAATGGAGAAAATAACTATACTTGGAAGCAGTATTACCAAAGGTACATTTGTAACCTTAACTATATGCTTAGCTGATAAAAGTCCCAGAATTCCCATTAGGATGTTTGCAAATATTAATCCAATAATTACTGAGTAAGTTATAGTGGCATGCGTCGTGAAGAGTTCTCTGCCAGGCACGAGGCCTTGAATCATCAGGCCGCCAAGAAGAACTGCCGCAACAGCACTTCCCGGTATTCCCAAAACAAGCAGAGGAATAAGTGCTCCACCGGTAACTGCATTGTTTGCAGCTTCTGGAGCCGCAACACCTTCAATGCACCCCTTACCAAACTTTTCCGGATTCTTTGACAGTCTTTTTGCTTCATTGTATCCGACCCATGATGCAATATCTCCACCTGCTCCAGGCAACATTCCTACGAATAATCCAATCAGTGAGGAAATACCTATTGTTGGAAGTATCTGTTTGAGAGTTTTCCACGAAGGAAGTACCTTTCCCTCTATTTCACCTATCTTCACCTTTTTCTTATCTTTGATTACTTCAAGCTGTGTCAACACCTGTGAAAGGGAAAAGAGACCTATCATTGCCGGAACAAGAGCTATGCCTGACTCAAGATTTGTTAATCCAAATGTAAAACGGGGAAATCCGGTCAGCATATCCGTTCCTATCAAACCTATTATGAGTCCAAAAACACCTGATAAAAGCCCTTTCACTATTGAATCTGTAGCCAGACTGGCAATGATTGTCAGCCCAAAGACAGCTATAAGGAAATATTCGGGATTACTGAATTTTAATGAAACCAAAGACAACGGAGGAGCTAAAAACAATAATGCAAATCCACTTACAACACCTCCTATCATAGAAGAAACAGTAGAAACACCTATAGCTTCCAATCCTCTTCCCTGCTTTGTCAGTTGATAGCCGTCAAGTGCCGTGGCAGCCGAAGAAGGTGTTCCCGGTGTATGAAGCAAAATAGCTGATATAGATCCGCCGTATATTGCCGAAGTATATATGGCTGTCAGCATAACAAGTCCCGGAACGGCTCCCATGCTAAAAGTCAGAGGAATCAGCAGAGCTACAGCCATAGTAGCACTTAGTCCGGGCAGTGCTCCTACAATCATACCTGCAACAACTCCTGTGATCAATCCTATAATTGTAGTTGGTTCTAATAGTTGTATCATTACATCCATAATTATATTAGACGTCATATTAATCTTCCTTTCTTAAAATAGCAATCCTTGCGGCAAAGGCACATTGAGCTGAGCAACAAAAATGAAATATATAAAAATGTTTAAGGCTACTACAGTAACTCCAATTTTAATTACAGACCGCACTTTGTTTACAAGCATGAATGCTATTATGAATAACGCCGTAGCCGTAAAAAAACCAGTAACATTCATTAAAACTATATAAGTAATTATCAACCCTAAGCCTATCCACATTTCTTTATTGCCAAACGAAGGATTTTTTTCCTCGCTATTATTAATCTTCCTTCCATTAAATACTAGCATCAATCCTAGCACTCCGAACAAAACTGATAATGCTTTAGGAAATAATGAACTTTGAGCTGGCAAATTTCCCGTCATACTGAAAAGCAAAATGGAAAATGCTATAATTGCAAGCCCTGAAAAAAAATCTATCCTATTCTTCATAAAAATCTCCTATTTGTTATGGGGTTCTTCATATTGAAAAACCCCAAGTTTGTTTAACACTCTTACCACTCAAGTACATCTTTTATTTCGATGATATTTTTCTCGTCTTCCTCTAAAAACTCTCGATACTCATCTCCTGAAATCGGATATACCATATATCCCAATTCTTCAATTTTCTTAATTTGTTCAGGATTGTTTAAAGCTTTTTCAAAAGCATCTATTACAATTTTAACTTTTTCTTCATCTACACCCTTTGCAAAAGATAATCCTCTAGCAGAAAATGTTACAATCTCAGGCAATCCTGCCTCATTTAAAGTTGGAACATCAGGCAAAAATTGACTTCTGTCAGGCGCCATTACAGCCAACGCGCGAAGTTCACCGTTCTTGACAGCTGTTGCTACACTTCCTACATTATCAAAATATACATCCACGTGACCGCCTATAACTGCCGCAAGCATCTCGCTTGTCCCACCTTGATGAACCGGTACAAAGTTCGTTCCAACTGCATCGTTAATTCTAAGTTGTGCAATGTGGTCATCCCCTGCATAACCTGTCGTAGTTGCAGTTACATCATTTTCTTTTGCATAAGCAATTAAATCCTCAATAGTTTCAAATCTTTCATCATCAGCTCTAACTGCAATTGCTCCATAATCCAATACATGATTAGAAATAAGTTCAAAATCATCAAGGCTGTTATCTCTTCCAAATTCAGGGTTCAAATAACCAGTCATCAGGTTTGGAGTGTTTATATACCCGATAGTATATCCATCTTTTTCAGCATTTAAAAACTCTGTCCATCCTGTCCAGCCTCCGCCACCAGGCTTATTGATAACATTCAATGGCACTCCAAGTTCAGCTTCAACATATGGCAATAAAATTCTTGCAGCTATATCTGTATTACCTCCCGCCGAGAAAGATACAATAACGTTAATCGGCTTGTTTGGGTAGCCCTCCTCAACAGTGCCTTCAGCATCGCCAGAAGTTTCAACATCTGCACCTCCATCGTTTGCTCCGCAGCCAACAACAAACAACGTAAGCATCAAAACTAATAAAATTGAAATAAACCTTTTCATATTACTCCTCCTAAAATCTTCAATTAATTTACATAAGTATAGCACTATAACCAAAAACGTAGTTAATTTAATTGACCATGAGCATTATTTCTCTACAAGCGGTATTAATTAACCTACCAATGACATAATAATTTCCTTACAAGTAACATTACTGGTAATAAAAAGAAATTTATACTTGACAATTTCCACACTACACTTGTAGTGTTGGAGGTGGTAGAATGAATAAGCAAATAAATATATCTGATTCAGAATGGAAGGTTATGTGTGTGCTTTGGGAGAAACATCCACTGATGTCCAGCCAAATAATTCAAAGACTAGAAGCGAATAATTGGAAACCTAACACAATTCATACGCTTCTAAGCAGATTGGAGAACAAAAAGATCATAGGGGTAGAAAAAAAATCGAGATTTAAGGAATACTATCCCCTTGTGTCCAGAGAAGAATGCCAGATTATAGAAACAAAATCTTTTATAAAAAAAGTATACGACGGGTCAATTAAGATGTTTTTATCAAGCTATATTAATCAGGATAATTTATCACAAGATGATATAGAGTACTTAAAAAAATTAATTGAAGAAAAAGAACTAAATAGGAGCAAGAAAAATGATTAATATATTATTTAAAGAAATATTTCTTGCTTCTATTATAGGGAGTATATTATTTGCCTTTATTTCTTGTATGAAACAGCTTTTAAAAAAGCTATTAGACGTTACCAGTTCTTATAGACTTTGGTTTTTAATGATACTGTGTCTTCTGATACCCTTTATACCCGTTAATGCACCAGATTTTATAAAATATAACACCCCTAAAGCTGCAGAAGCACCTGTTGACAATATTGTGAAGAACATTAATGCAATTGAAATTGTTCAATTAGCTAAAGATAATATTAACAAGAATGCTTATGATAAAGAAATAGTGCTAGGGGATAAAACCAACTTTGATATTAACGTTTATGCTTCAATATGGCTATGCGGCGTGATGGTATATCTTATTTATATGTGTGCTGTTAATTATAAAATAAGAAAAATGATTGCAGAATCTAAACAAGATTTAGATTCTGATACTTTAAATGTATTTAATAAATGCAAACATAAGATGGGAATAAAAAAGGAAATCACTATTGCGTCTATTGAAGCTATTGAGCAGCCATGTATTTACGGCTTTTTCAAACCTGTTGTTTTATTATCGAATAAATGTCTGGTAAAATTATCTCTTAGTCAAAAAGAATATATCTGTATACATGAGCTGTCACATTATTTAAGAAAGGATAATTTGACTAATTGGCTGTTAATTGCTCTGAGAATAGTATATTGGTTTAATCCAATTATCGGATATGCAATTAATAGAATGAAAGAAGACTGTGAATTAGTCTGTGATGCTCTAACATTATCATATATTAATTATAATGAACATCAAAAATATGCAATGACAATAATAGATTTGTTAGATTCAGCGTTAAAAACTAGATATGTATTAACAACAGTGTCAATTATTAATGGAAGAAAGAGAATAGAAAGGAGAATTAACATGATCTATGATTTTAAAAATCCAACAAAATTAAAGAGATTTGCCAGTTGTCTAGTAGCTTTTTTAATAGCCGGCGTGAGTATCACAACAATATATGCTTTTAATAATGCTGAAAATAATTTTGAAGATGCAGTTGAAAGCAATATAACTAATGAGAGCAATGCTGATAAAAGCACCCAGGAAATGACTTTTACATGGCCTGTTCCGAGCTATAAAACAATTACATCAAATTATGGATTAAGATCCCGCTCGGTTTATTGTACAGAAGAAATCGATGGGAAAGAAAATATTGTATATGAAGAATGTGAAATTGGTAATATAAAAATATTGGCACCTAAAATAGAACAAGATACATTAGATAACAGAGTTGCTTTTCACAATGGGATCGACATACAAGCACCAATTGATGAAAAAATTGTTGCATCTGAAAACGGGACGATTTTATACAGCGGATTTGATAACGAATACGGCAAAACGATAATTATAAACCATGAAGAAGAAAACTACTCTATATATGCTCATTGCAATAAATTACTAGTAAAAGAGGGCGAAGTTATAACTAAGGGACAAGAAATAGCTAAGTCAGGATCTACAGGCCAATCTACAGGGCCTCATGTTCATTTCAGTATTGTTATGGATAATAAAATAAAGAATCCAATGGAATATTTGAATGTTGAAAATCTTTCTGAAGAGAATTAAACTTCTATAATTGAAACAAAGACAGTTATTTATATAAAAAAGCATATATAAATACAGATTACATACCGCAAAAAGTAAATTTCAATATATCTTTACAATACAGTGGTTCTAATTTTTTAATAAAAAGCGGCAAAGCTTGCAGCCCATTAAATAGACCTAAAGCTTTGCCGTAATTAATTTCATAATTTCTTTTTTGGATTTTTCATCTAATATCTCACTTGAAAAAGCTGCAGCAATAAATAAAGATATTTCCTCGTTTTTATGATTTCTGATTCTTGATTCATGAATATATTAAATTAAAGGAAATATCTACGAAATGATTGGAACCCATACCTCAATTCTACTATTCCCTTTCTCATCCATTTTTTCACCATATCGAATGAAATCCACTCGCGCTTTATCATTGAGTTGGCAATTCGACTGTGGAATCCATTCCTTATAAATGTAGTCCATGACTGACTGCATAGAATCCTTTACTTTTCCCTTATAGATAAAAACAACATATTTGCCTGCCGGTATTTCCAACACACTCATATCCAAAGCTACTCCTTCGGGCTCACTTACCTCCACTGCAGCGTAATAATCAAAAGCTAGATTCTCCTCTTTAAACATGGAATTGTTAGAATAGTCGTTGACCCCCACAACAAAATCTAAATCTATCCTATTTTTAATCCTACTCTTTTCTTTGTGCAACTTGTTCCATAGTCTCGGAATCACAAAAAAGCCTTTTTTTGTATTTGCCTTAAATCCCACAAGATAAGTTTCTTCTTTTGTAATCATTTCAATATCCATAATTCGGTCTCCCTTTAAATTTTTAAGGTTTCCACTCACTTCAAATTTCAACTGAATCGGATTAAACTGGTTTTTGCGACGATATTTTTGCGGAGTCTGTTTATACATACTTTTGAATGCAAGCGTAAATGCCTGTTGCGATTCATACCCAGCATCCAAGGCAATTTGAATTATCTGTTTATCTGTAAAAATCAATTTTTTTGCTGCTTCTGTTAATTGTCTGCGTTTAATATATTGGTGTAGTGTTATACCAACTAACCCTGTAAACATACGATGCAAATGATATTGCGAATATCCCACTGCATACGCAAGACTTTCCAAGTTTATTCCTTCGGTAATATGTTCTTCTATATAGTCAATTAAAAATTTGATCACCTGTTTATTATTATCCATGAGTATCACCTCCCCATTTATAGAATACCAGCACAAGCTACTTATTTTTTCATATTTCTTGCTATGCATATATATTTTTTCTCACATATGATTTTATCAATCTTTTCTTCTAAAAGCAAAAATTCTAATGGGTTAGATTATTATCAAGTCTCGGCAACGCTCGCCGAGGCACTGAGGTAGATGGGCATTTTGGTCACCTCTTTTTACAATAGTCTGAAACAATACAGCGCTGACATTTTGGAGTAGCTGTGCAAATTTCGCCAAATCCGGTAGCACAGTAACTCCAGATAATAGAATCAATTTCTGCCATGGTTATATGAAGGACATTACTTATTTCCTCCATAATATCTGCAACCTCTTGCTTTGTAGCAATGGGAGATTGGCAAATCCCCATTCTGTTCGAACCAAGAAAGCGGCAAATGTGGATATCAGGTTTTGCTCCATCAATCCCAACATTGCGTAAATATTCCCAAGCTAAAGCGGTACCGATATAGGCTAGCTTATATATCCCGGAAGATAAATCAGCTACGATTTTAATGGCGGGCTTTGAGGTAACATAAGCGTCTAAAGAGTGGTATTCCTTTTCTATTTGCTGTAACATGCAAATATTTTTTGCAAGATTGTTCATTTGATTGGCAGTACATCGGCTTCCGCATTTTAGCATTTTAATTCCTTTTATAAAATAATCGGAATTATGTTTCAGAATTTCATCACAATCATAGTCAAAAAACAAATTATCTATTTCTTTTAGATGTTGCTCCACTCGTTGCCATTGAACTTGCGCGCTTAGTTGAGAGTAAATAAGCCCACGCAAATGTTCTTGAAAAGTAAAAACTCTTCCATTTCTTCGCTCAGCCACATAGTTTGGGAATGAATTCGAATGCAAAAGATTATTTCGCAAAAGATATTTACGCATTGTGAGAAGAAATGAGTAGTCTTTTTCTTCATATACCTCTTTCAATAGTATTTTCTCCTTGAATCCCCCACGCTTATCCGCCTTTTCTTGGCGGATTGTTTCCAGCTGCTCTATGGAAAAACCCCTTGCTTTTATGATTGCACGCATTACCTCAAGCATATCGGCAAGTTCTTCGATGTCCTTGCTTTCTTGATATTCGGCGAGTTCCTCGTTTAGCTTTTCATCAAGCATCTTTATGTATTGTTCATCAGATAAAATTTCCGTGTTATAAGCCTTGCCGTCAGCTTTTATTATCTTGGGGATTTTATCACGAACTAATTTGTTGTAAACTTTAGTACTCATCTTTTATCCTCCTCTATTTTACAGTCCAAAATTTTGCAAATTTTTTTCTTAAAATTGGTAGCACATATCCTACTTTCCCATTTGAGTATTTGAAGCAGAATGTCACATCTTTTTTTCTTTAAAATCTTAGCAATGAGCAATTTAAAAACTTTTTGTAGCTTTCAGATATTTGATGCCCATATAACAATAAATCTTCACCCACTGGCAGAGGATTGATGTTATCACTTTCTGTCGTCTTAACACAATTGTGACAATGTTATATATAATAATATCAAATTTTTGTAATTTCTCAAGAGGAAAACGCTAAATAGCGAACACTCAAAATATCGTTGTTTAGTATTTTAAAAATTCACATCATAATAAAGAAACCAACTGTAGGTTTCTTTTGTATTATCCAATATTCTATCTCTATATGACAGATCCTTGCTCTTTGTTTGATTTTTGTAGTTCCGCAACTCATTAACGTGATTTGATTAGACAAAAATAGTGTGTAAAAATCGACTGGTTCCTTGTCCAAAGATTATTCTTTTTCATCAAAATCAATTTTATCCAAAATAAATCATCATTTAGAATGTGAGTAAATGTTGTTTTCTCTATTTTAATATGATTTGTACTGACACCTTAATCACATAATCCTCACTATTATTTACTGCCCAATCCCCAATTACCATTTCTTCATAAAACCATTCACCTAAGATTAGATTGTTATTACCGGCATATGTAAGAATTTCTTTGTAAGTGTTGACCAAATCTTCGTATCCTCCACAATGATATGTAACAAGGTAATCTCCAGAAGGTTTTAAAGTACAATCACAATTTTTCTTATTACAAGGTGTGCGCAAATAAAATATACATTGCTGGTTATAATTTTCCTGCTTTATGTCACAAGTACGATGAATCATGCCAGAAACTGGT
Above is a window of Sedimentibacter sp. MB35-C1 DNA encoding:
- the gltS gene encoding sodium/glutamate symporter, with translation MKFELIEGLISISVDSTVTLAFAAALLLLGYFVKNKVKLLDKYCIPAPVIGGFIFMFITWLGHLTGTFAFSFDNMFQNAFMLAFFTTVGLGASYKLLVKGGKLLVVYWLIAGVVSILQNTMGIAISKVIGLEAPYALLSSAISMIGGHGAALSYGNTFSEMGYEAAPLVGAAAATFGLISAVLIGGPLGRRLIVKYNLKPEDDSSFDTSVTDINASSGNKLSSLDIIKNVAAILVCMAFGSIIAGWISKLINMGFPTYVGAMFVAVILRNINEKANLYRFDFTLVDEIGNVMLNLYLSLALMTLKLWELSGLIGGVFVVVFSQVLLVSLFGYFVVFRILGKNYDAAVMVSGLAGHGLGATPSAIVNMTAVNEKYGMSRKAMMIVPIVGAFLVDIIYQPQTIWFIKTFVENLM
- a CDS encoding LytTR family DNA-binding domain-containing protein, translated to MINILIADDEEHVREELTYIVSKIQDFNVMPPVNNGTQVLKMLTNNKPDVLLLDIEMPGMDGIEIGKIIKEMQDPPYIVYVTAYDNYALDAFKVNAVGYILKPISEKDVRKKLDLVKRMIQTVEAKEHESNTESANNNRIAYKIDEKYIFFEQSDLMFAYAKDREVFLRIKEKDYLYNQSLTKLESKLDPSKFFRCHRNYIVNINEITEVTAWFNGAYLIKIQDMNITVSRNRVKELKRILDF
- a CDS encoding histidine kinase yields the protein MERIIENLMIVALISLAAYPIIKLKSFKRTILKIAATKEKALIGVFFGGLTMLGTVTAMEVFSGIKIHSSFIGPLAGGMIGGVMVGAISGIIGALFRLTVENATIAPDALTILLAGLAGGLFFEVHKKRKVKLYMVYLWALSIELINLFMILFSLQPRILSGVYFSMVGINLIIINPIGAVMLISLIKDIQYNQNLTGANYAEKSLEIAKRTLIFLKEGCTKESMEKIAQIIYDYVGIPAVALVSVSGEVTYTGHKFSTDSHIVSSQWDKGSEINHYQDFSIIRAPLWLNDEITGELHFYKPTNEIVPTDIKMIEGIAGLLSLQIQNSIIYDQEKLLIKSEYNALKAQVNPHFLYNTLNVIKTMVRMNPKKAQDLIIDLADFYRRSLSERGDMIPFIEELKLIKSYMDLQEARFGDRINLSINVQEEVYDVLFPTFAIQPLVENSIIHGMMESENHMLEIKISAKIAAERLIVNVTDNGRGFNSEIIGNFREHMITKDARIGLNNINSRLKSIYGNGYIFDISNNNGANVVIEIPIHTVGEEAKND
- a CDS encoding RraA family protein, producing the protein MNNVGNQIIMEFQRPPKELVEAFRGIPVANIGDCMNRLSAIDADINSMNGLSLCGTAYTIRVPAGDNLYFHKAMDLAKPGDIIVIDAGGGKERAILGELMASYCRSRGIAGIVVDGCVRDADAIGKMDFPVFSRGCTPNGPYKNGPGEINVPVVVGGKIINPGDIVVGDRDGVIAINPSEAPAILKAVKQLEEKEAKLLELIQNDGIYDRPWVDEKLKEIGCNYK
- a CDS encoding tripartite tricarboxylate transporter permease — encoded protein: MTSNIIMDVMIQLLEPTTIIGLITGVVAGMIVGALPGLSATMAVALLIPLTFSMGAVPGLVMLTAIYTSAIYGGSISAILLHTPGTPSSAATALDGYQLTKQGRGLEAIGVSTVSSMIGGVVSGFALLFLAPPLSLVSLKFSNPEYFLIAVFGLTIIASLATDSIVKGLLSGVFGLIIGLIGTDMLTGFPRFTFGLTNLESGIALVPAMIGLFSLSQVLTQLEVIKDKKKVKIGEIEGKVLPSWKTLKQILPTIGISSLIGLFVGMLPGAGGDIASWVGYNEAKRLSKNPEKFGKGCIEGVAAPEAANNAVTGGALIPLLVLGIPGSAVAAVLLGGLMIQGLVPGRELFTTHATITYSVIIGLIFANILMGILGLLSAKHIVKVTNVPLVILLPSIVIFSIVGSYAINNRMFDVYVMLVFGLIGYAMKKTGFHPAPVVLAMILGPLAESSLRRSMVMAKGSLIPYLLGRPICVVLMLMIVLAVVSPVIANHRKREKIKNGFITGEAEEDNYQGAENE
- a CDS encoding tripartite tricarboxylate transporter TctB family protein → MKNRIDFFSGLAIIAFSILLFSMTGNLPAQSSLFPKALSVLFGVLGLMLVFNGRKINNSEEKNPSFGNKEMWIGLGLIITYIVLMNVTGFFTATALFIIAFMLVNKVRSVIKIGVTVVALNIFIYFIFVAQLNVPLPQGLLF